In a genomic window of Myotis daubentonii chromosome X, mMyoDau2.1, whole genome shotgun sequence:
- the TCEAL4 gene encoding transcription elongation factor A protein-like 4, translated as MEKLCSVNEGMPENQGKMENEQPQNAATPEVAHTLEDKEKSENEGKIENRGETENEEILEDKEKPEKEGKPVIEEKSESQGKSKQEGKPESEGKPKEEGKPAIEPRAAGKRPAGDDVPRKAKRKTNKGLAQCLKEYKEAIHDMHLSNEEMIREFDEMARVEDEVKKTRQKLGGFMWMQKSLQDPFHPRGPRELRGGCRAPQRGFEDIPFV; from the coding sequence ATGGAAAAACTCTGCAGTGTAAATGAAGGAATGCCTGAGAATCAAGGAAAGATGGAAAATGAACAGCCTCAGAATGCTGCAACGCCAGAAGTAGCTCATACTCTGGAAGACAAGGAAAAGTCagaaaatgaaggaaagatagaaaacaggggagagacagaaaatgagGAAATACTAGAGGATAAGGAGAAgccagagaaggagggaaagcCAGTGATAGAGGAAAAGTCAGAGAGCCAGGGAAAATCAAAACAAGAAGGAAAACCAGAGAGTGAGGGAAAGccaaaagaagaaggaaaaccaGCCATCGAACCAAGGGCTGCAGGAAAGCGCCCAGCTGGGGATGATGTACCTagaaaagccaaaagaaaaaCCAACAAGGGGCTGGCTCAGTGCCTCAAGGAATACAAAGAGGCCATACACGATATGCATTTGAGCAATGAGGAGATGATAAGAGAATTTGATGAGATGGCTAGGGTAGAGGATGAGGTGAAGAAAACCAGACAGAAATTGGGGGGGTTTATGTGGATGCAAAAAAGTTTACAGGACCCCTTCCACCCCAGAGGCCCTAGGGAACTCAGGGGTGGCTGTAGGGCCCCACAAAGGGGCTTTGAAGACATTCCTTTTGTGTAG